ATATGATCTCTGGTTTGTTATTTAGCTTTCCCAGTTCAGGTTTGTTCTGTAAATTCtcttctgcctctctctccGTTTCGTAAGTTCTCCGgttgtcatttagttttcccagtttaggtgtGTTCTGTAAATTCTCTTCCCTTACTGCCTGTTTTTGCCACTCCACCACTTATAAATAAACGTCACTCGAATCATCAGCcactgcctgcattttgggtcctccttttcctccaacaccacacgGCTCGCCTTGGCAGCCGTGACAGTGTTGGAGAAGTGGTCAGATAACATGTAGCCAAAAATTAAGTGTAGGATGTCATCGTGCATAAACAATGACAACAGACCATTTCCCTGTTGCTGAAATATATGTGGTCATGGTCAGTTAAGTTTATTTAACCATCCCTCACAGCCCCCGATCCTGCTCACTTTATCCTAAAGTCAGGTTATAATTTCCACTGCTTGCCAATCTACATACTTTATGCTGTGAATGAAGtctgtgaaattaaaaatgattcttttttgtctttaagtTTGTTATCACTGGGGGTTCAGCGACCCAAAACCTAATGGTGATTTACATTTGTCCGAGTGTGAACTCAGTATCGAGCTCTGCTCTGATTTATCCATCCTCTCCACTCTTTCCTGAACCACCAAATGCATTAGCCGGCTCCCTGGGGCCCTGTGATGTCATGGAAAAATGAAATACATACTACTGCAGGATCACTGGAACCAGCTCGATTCTGTACAGTTTGTCTCCAACGAGCGTCCTCTGCCCTGCTAATGACTTCATAATTATTATGTCATCACGTCAGGGAGCTAATTGCAACAGGGTTTATGTTGTGTGTCCACAGTGAGCGTCCAGGACTAAATGATGCTGACAGAGGATGTAAAGTAATAGTTCATTATCTAATCATAACCTTTAAACACTGTATGAAATCCTTGGAGAACATTGCATCACCGTGcgataaaaaaaacacacacttttttttgtaaataacaataacaatatttttattaagtTGAAATAATATCAGATGcagcaaacaaagtttttctcTCTCAAATCCAATGTGGcaatattcaaataattacatTCAGCCAAAACAGGAAGAAAGTATTAAAAAGAAgagggaggaagaaagaaagagagagagaggatttCAATTCAGAAGGAGGAGAGGGTTGAGTTTGAGTGTTAGATGTGGGTGGATATGGGTGGTGGTACATGCATCCCAGGTAGGATGTGGATGGGACAATACATTCATTTACAGTCATCTTCCGTATTTCCTCGTACCCTGTTAGCCCATAGTGCTGCGATGCCTCTCCAGGGTGAGTTGTATGGCTTTGCTCTCTGAACTCACACAAGCCTCCTCTCATTTCAGAGTGTACGCGTCGCCGTGTGCACCCAAACGCCCACCCCCGAGGATTTGTggaacattttaattaaaacagcAGAGGCTAATGTGGGTTAAACATAGACCAACTCTGCCTGGGAAGATTCCACTCTCTGTGTTCCTGCAGCACTTTTCacgctctctgtctctcttgtgTTTGCAGCTCTCGTTCTGATATCCACAGGCGGGTGGGGCTGTGGCgcggagagaaagagagccgtCCCCAGGCCCTTCAGCTTTGCTCTAAAATGGTAAGTAGGTTATAAGGGGACAGGGGCACCAACGCCAACTGAATATTCatacaccccccacccccctcccctgCGTTGACACTGTCCAACAGATGTTTTGATGTCTTTTTATAGCGCTGGGTTCTCCCGTCACTatcacacacgtacacacagaaTCTGGAACACTTCTCTCTAATAAGTATCCAATGTCAGTGCTTGCCTGAAGCAACAAACGAAAACACACTGcccagagacagacacacacacacacacacacacacacacacacacacacacacacacacacacacacacacacacacacacacacacacacaaaggaatATGTTTCACTGCAAAGACATCTGTCAGACTCAGAGACAGCAGGGTGGTCTTTTGTTAGTGGCCCACAAAATATTGTTCACTTCAAAACAGAGACCGTGGAAGTAAAAAACACTGTGAGGAGTTTTCTGGGACAGCCAACCTCGAAAGATGTCACTTAGAAAACaggttgtggtggtggtgaggAGAGGCAGTGGGGGGAGGGTGACGACAGAGTGAAGGGGAAAACGATAGACAGGAGAGACACGCATCTCCTGATCACCAGGCGGTTTTATAATCGTTAGCTAATTGCCTGTCGGCAAAGGTGGCACTCAGATGTCCTCTTAGTTACGTAATGAGACCCCTGTGGGGATAGATggagggcgagagagagaatGGGGAGGGGGGGAAAGGGACAAAAGGAAGGTGGGAGGAGAGGAGACAGGAAATGACAGGATGGCTACAGCAGGATGGAAACGGGACACATTCATCAGgctgtctgcgtgtgtgtcagTGGGAAATCtgctattttttactttttatatgGACAAAACACTCCCAGGAGGACAGAAAAGATGAAGAAATCCAGAAAAATGCCACTTCTACACAGGAAAAGGTTAATGACTGAAGTctctaataataaaacacacttgtgtggatgtgtgtgagacagaatAAGACAGCTGGGTGAATGAAAAATGCATCACCttcagtctcacacacacacagccacacacagatGGAAGGTGAGGACGctcagagacacacaaacagggagAACGCGTGCACAATGGCGGACAAAGTGAGAGGATAAATAGAGGCAAAAAGGAGGGGGTTTCAGGGTGGGGGGTGGACAATGGCACACTCGCGTCACGACACCCAGACAAAAGCACAACCTCGCTTTGCCAGCATCGCCCAGCTTTTAATGTCAACCAAAAGGACAATGACGCAAATGGGCCGGCTGTAACCTCCAGCTACAGCAGGCGGACACAGAGGAGATGCAACAGGATCTTTGCTCTCGCCGTCCGACTCCAACTCAGGATTTTTACTCTGCTCTCACtcctattgttttttttaaagcaaagggGGGAAGGAGGCCAAGCTACGGCCTGAGTGACATCGTAGATTTGATTATGGCAATGATGATGAAACATGGGAGGTCAAATGAAAGGCACAGCTTCAATGGTTCCCCCTGAGTTGTCACAATCTTTTCAAACGCTCCTCCTCATATTCACATAGTTTTGATCAGAATTCAGACGTAGCTTTATCGCCACtttttgcttaatttttttttcattttatgcaccttttgttttttttaatctcccaCACTGGTAGAAGTCAAACCTCTGTCCAGCTCCCAGCTACACCAGACACTGTTTTAAAGGGAATTGCTGCATTGAAGGGGTTTTGGAATGAATATACAGTGCAAGCTTAAAGTGCTTGCTGACATCTTAcaatacagacacacatacacacaataacacacccacacacctgTGCAAAAACTTACAGAGTAGCACAGTGAGGCTTTTCTAAACAGTCGAACAAAATAAATCAAGGGATGTGGGGACTGATTCTGTGCTTTAATTATTTGTAGAAAATGAGTATGCGCACCGGGCTTTTTCTCACatacaaagcacacacacacacacacacacacgagcagGCGGAGGATGAGAGCTGAGCGGTGTGATGCGAGCGGGGGCGGGATGCATCGATGCTCTGGTCCGATGGGATTTCCTGAGTTGTATGAATGACAGTCCCTCTGGGAGAACCTCAACAGGACTCCTGACGTCACAATGGAGACAGGAGATTTTGCAACGTGTCACATAAACATGCCCTTTTGCCAAGCATCgtagaaaaagaagagaaagttgagaatAAAAGGCAAAGCTTTCCGAGAGTCAGCATGAGAGAAGAGAGTGAAGAGCgtttttggaaagaaaaaaaggaggaagggagggaaaaaaacaagctcTTCACGAGGATCATGACAAATGGCGATAACAAACTGTATCACAGTATCctcttttgaaatattttttttttgttcacgtTTGTtcacatctttttttgtttgtttgtttcccagTAGACTATATCACACAGTGATaacaaagaaaaggagaaatctACAGCCACGTTAGCTTCGTGCAAAAAACCACATACACTGGCACGCCGCATAGGCGAAGAGATCAAAGCAAGACAACGCAtacaaaaatatagaaaaatttCCAATGCAACTTATCGCTtcacagaggaaaaaacaaaaaaacatatctgTCTGTTTAAGACTGCGTGGCTTCCTGCTGAACACCCAGAGCCACTTCAGGACTGCCAAAACTCTTGTGTTTTCCCTGCAGGAATCCACAGAATCACTCAAAATATCCAGAAGCCAAAGCTGATCATTATGGCGGATGCCCATCATAATGACGTTTGGAATAATATGAACAACGACTGTCTGAGTGATAGAAAACTAGTACAATAAAAGCATATCATTTCTGTCATATCATCTGTGacaaatctgtttgtttgttagttttttttaactttgttattttaaaatacatactATGTCCTGTCACTTCAAAGACATTCCCAGCATTTGCTCATAATTGGTAGTGACAGGGATAAATAGTTTGGCATACTCAGCAAGCCATGCCCAAAAAGGATGCTATTTAGTCTCTTGCAAAGGAGGGGGTTTGGGGGGAGGGAGGAAGGGCAGGTCCCAGGATGCAATGTCAACCTGCCCTCCTGTGGGAGACGCTGAGGTGGGAGGGGGGAGATGagcagggagggaggggggttATACAGAACAGCTGAGATTACAAATCGTGCTCAAGACCGGGTCAGCCCAATGATTTCAGCACTTgcaaaaaacatgcaaatagTAAGTCAGAGTTTTGGACTCTCAGTCATTCTGTGTGCCTTGGCAGCATCTGATTGCTTCGCAGGTACAGAACAGAGCCGAAAACTGTGAGCGTCATACCCACGAGTCGGTCGCTGGGCTGCTTCAGCAAGTCCAGCACACTCGCCGCTTTCACATTGATAAGAAAAAGGATTGTTTGGACGCCTTCAAAGGAAAACTGACGGGAGACGTGGGATGAGGACAAAGCAGTTATGAGGAAATGCTGCAAGTAAGGCAAAGACGGATGATTTAATCGGTCCaaggagagacagaaaaaaacccaacatgcTCAGAGGGTGACATTTTTCAGATGCCATGAAGGGGGCGAGGGAGTCTTTCGGAGGGTGTGGAGGGATTCAACACTGAGGCGAGAAGAGAGGGGTCACTGGTTGTTTGGCTCTCCtgccctctcttcttcctcctcctcctcttcgtcCTCCTCATCCAGAGAAACGACACCAGAGGAGGCCACGTCGGACACCCTCCTGCGAGGGTCGTAGTCGGGCGGGTATTCCACCCCGTTGCGCTCCGCCACCACCTGGCACACGGTGCTGTCATAGTCCTTGCAGGGGGTGTCGTCGTCCTCACCTGGTGACAGGTACGTGTCAGAATAAGACATTGAGTAGCAAGGCGAGTCCTGACCCCCACAGGGCCTGATGCCCCGCCCTACCACTCCCAGGCTTTGGAAGCCACAGTCTCCCCCGCCAGGCCCGCTCTGCCCCACCCTCTGAAGTCGGGCGAGGAGCAGCTCCTCCCGTCCGTGCAGCGCCGACAGGATCTTTGCAGCAAGCTCTGCGGCGTTGCTGTGGGAGTGGGTGCCGCGGTGGCCTCCCAGGTCGCGCAGCAGCGGGTGCTGCTCATCCAGGCTGCAGAGGCTGGAGCACAGGGTGTCAGGAGAGCCTGCTGTAGGGGAGGGCTCTCCACTGCCGCCTCCCTCTACACCTCCACCTCGACTCTCGCAACAGGGGCTTCGGAAGCCGAGGTGTTGGCAAAGCTGACTGTGGATCAGGTCCTTCAAGTAGGGAGGATAAGATGGCACATCTAGAGGGAATGACACAGACTGTAAGCATGAAGTCCTGAAGGAAGAAGAACAGCGATAAGATAACATTTTCAGTTGATTTTTGTGACCGACTGCAGAATCAAatctatttttttcctcatttaaaGGAACCCTGTGGAGACGTTTACCACTAGAGGCACTCTGGAGCTATTGTagttttgtcattttgtcattaatttttatttgtgtcttaattttttgtgtttctttgttgtaaaaTATCATGATGACATACCATAAACTCTAGATTGAGAGTACACACTAAAATGGCAATAAACATTAAATAAGGGTAGTGTTACGTCCTCAGGGtatgtaataaataataatataatataatataaaataatataatataatataatattatattatcttatattatattatattatattatattatatactgAAACTAGAGGATAGAAGTAAAGTATTGATCTGTTTGTGCTAATATCAATCGGATACCAGTAGCAGCTTTAGTATCGATACTATCAATATTTGGCTCAATCCGCCCACTTCAACTAAATAAACTGCAACAAAAGTaacaaataaatgcataaataaaattaaaaagttaaaactaaGCACTGGGTATAATGGGATATAAACTGCTGCCCCGAGGGGCATTTATTCTAAATGCCACGCTCCCTGCCAACTTAAGTACTTTCAAAAACACAAGTTACAGTTTTGTATTAGACAACCAAAAAACAGTTTATAATTTGATAAACTTTAGCACTGCAACTTTTCAATGACAATAACAGTAAGCTTTACTATAATCTCAGAgtagaaaaataatgaaatgaagTTTAATTAACTATGAATTTACTCTCtattaattattgttttttttataaagtgttaccaaacacatatgcattttactgaacatgtatttatctcCATAGAGTGCCTTTTAAACAAACTCATGTTTCAGAGTTTACTGCTAAAAAGACACAGGAAGTTAAAACACCAGCATTCTCATGTTAGAAGCTACTCAATGCACAGAGTTTAAAAAACGCCTgagtttaaaaattttaaaaatttactCTTTAAATAAAGCCATGCAATGTCCTGCAAATatttttagtagaaatactaacATGGCATTATAAGGATGACAAAATGTGATTTGAGTGGAATCACTGTGGAAGCAGCGGAGGTCGGGATCCATGCAACAGTTAAATGAAGAAGTCGGTTTCACAGTGTCACAAACATGTGGAGCTGTCTTCACTGAATGGTCTTTGCCCCAAGGTAAGAACGTATTGATGATCATATGAAGACAGAGATGCAAAAATGAGGTGAACCTTATTAGCTGCAGTACGGGTTATTGGTGGTTCCATGTAATCAAGATGAAAGCTGTGGTGAACACGAGCATGCACGTACACACTGCCTTGGTCAGATGCACTCTGTGTATTTATAACCCGCTCACACACCATCCTCACACAGACACTGTCTCTGCTGCAAAGGAAATGATATTAAACATGCAGGAGGGATATCAAATTGCACCAAGGAACCAAAAAAATGTCTGGAGAGGATGAAAACTAGGGCACTGGGACAAtcaaagacacagacacaacGAAGGGAGGGGTGAGGAAGAGGGTGTGTAATAGGGTATTAGGGAGGAAGGGCACAATATGAAGGAAGTAAATGTGATTTAGTGATTTAGTGTCTGTGTGGGTGCTTACCTGTGCTCTGTGTGGTGGGCTCATTCGCAGGCAGATAGTCTTCATCATATGAGTCATCATTGGACTCGTCGCCATCCACAGAGGACCAGGCCCTCAGCTTAGCCTCTGCAATGGCAAACTGCTCCGCCAcacctgcaaacacacatggaCACGCATGAgctacacatgcacacaagctATGACATGATTGGCATAGTAACAAGAAGGAGCAGCAAGGCAGTGAGCCTCCACGTCATGTAGCTGATTTTAATTGGCAGGTCTGACCGAGCAACAAAGCACACGGCGCAGAATAAGACCGGACACAGACTGTTCTCCTTTTGCAGTAAATGCTGTTCGGCAGCCATTTAGCTCGTGTACTTCAAACAGATGTCACAGAGTGTCTGACAGTGTTGTTATGCAGGTTGCATTCCTTCCAGTGCCGAGGAGACAGTGAGTTGGAAGAAGCACAAAGATGAGAGTCTAGCACTGGCTAAATGTGTTTGCCTCTCATAACAGCAGGAAAGATCCATTTATTAATCagcactgacatttttattgaAATGACAATGATATAATTTCTttataaaataagaaaatatgaCACGCATGTCATGATGCATTTAATGCATACTCATGATGGCAGACGGCTGTACATGATCCACTAAGCTGGCACCAGTAGAGAATTTTTAGCCAGGAGGTGATAAACTGTTAGCACCAATGTCAGTGCAAATGCTAGCTAGATAGCCTTTTGTTTTTCACGTGTGCTAAAGTTACACGTGCTTACATTTACATTGTTACATTCTTAAACTCTTTagtattatgtgtgtgtgtgtgtgtgtgtgtgtgtgtgtgtgtgtgtgtgtgtgtgtgtgtgtgtgtgtgtgtgtgtgtgtgggtggttgGAGACCTCTCATccatgtttgttgtgttttatccTTACACTAGACTTTATGTAATTCAGTTATCTAACAAATAAGAGCCAGTGTCTAACTGCCCATAAGAGAAGTCTGATTTCTAGTTTTGTGAGTTTAAGTCCAATATTATATAAGTTTGTTCCTTGGCAGATGTCTATGCAGATGTTGCACATACACATCAATGTCTTGTTTACTTCCAACTCGAAAATTCCAATATGATGATGACCAAAATGCTAAATGTAATGCTGCAAAATATGTTTTCACAAACGGGTCGGTGGCtctgaattcaattcaattcaattttatttatgtaatcacAACAAGGGTAaactcaaggcactttatattgtaaaggcCCAACAGTAACAGAGAAAACCACAACGATCAAACAACCCCCTTTGAGCATAGCCTATAACTTCCCTCATGGGCCAATGagaggactgtgtgtgtgtgtgtgtgtgtgtgtgtgtgtgtgtgtgtgtgtgtgtgtgtgtgtgtgtgtgtgtgtgttgttgataTGACTCAGCAAGTGTCAGAACCAGTAAGCTATAAGAACCAAGTGACCAGTCACCTGTGATCATCATCAGAAGCTGACCAATCAGAAAGCcctttctctgttttcctcaTCATGTCTCTGCCCACTCTCGTCATACCTTTCTTACAAATGTCATTCTTGATAAAACACTCTATCCACTCGCCTGCTCATTACTACTGTTCGATTGTCTTTCATAGTGCAATCTTGCCTGCCCCTCTCTTCTTATTAGAATTTCTGTCTCCTTCGTCTCCATCACCTCATGTCTCTCTGACTCTCTTTCTCCCTGCTCAATGCTCAGTATTCGTGCGTTGTCTCCCACAGAGAAAGATCAATGATCTCATTCATCTTTTACTGTAACTTAGCCCTGAACGCTCCTCACAAACACTGGCACATGTACCAGCAATAGAAATTATGTGGGCTGCTCTTTAGTTCTCCTTTCAAAGTCTTTTTATAATTCCTTTAACAGAGAAGAAAGTGTTCCTTCACCTGCATAGATACTTTTTCATATCACTGACCCATATACCACACAAACAGCCCTAAACTGGGGAAAAGGGAATAAATACACTCCCACACATACTAATCCTTCTTCTCTCTGTATCATCCTAAAAATCACACCCAGCAATATATCTACTTTCGTGTCAattgttactatttttactgttttatttaattttcttttatggCAAAACTAGAACACCTTTCTAAAATTTCATGTTATTACAAATTTTTAGACTCACATACTGtcacattaatatgaaaaaaggtACTCAGAAGCAACCCATCATGTGCAAAAATATGCTGTACTGTAGACACATTAATAGTTGTAGCCCAGTGTCCCCTGCTTTAACTATTCCAAAAacttaaaactttaaatacatCCCTTGTTTTGCTCTCTTTAAACCTTTGTTAATTGTTTTCTGGACACTTTGTGGCTGCGGAAACAAGCTGTAAATTCACCACTGACTTATCAGCACTTCACAGACTTGTTGCTTATGTTTGCTTCAAACGGTCACAGAGAAACATTAGCATTCATGTGAAGTCGTGCCTTTGCCACCTCATTAATAATTTCAACATTCACTTTTCTTTAAGTTCTGTTTTTGGTCTGCACCTTTATATTTTTAGCTGTTAAATGCGCCTCGCTTTCCATTATTTTATTGCGTGCTTATGCTTGTTTGGTCCCGGGCAGGTGCTGTGCAGTAACCTATTGTGGCAGCTGTTGGAGATGGGGAGGTTGGTGATTGATGACTTGACaaaacagtaaatttgaaaaaataaacaacaaaaaaccccgaAACACAGCTGAGAGCATCTGCAGAGTCAGGTGATGGTTCTGTGTTCATTACAAAGACACACACCTTTCTTGTTAAATAGGTTCCAGTGAAGCAGTTGGTTTTCTTTAGGCATATGCACTTCATAAAAAACAGGTGCAAGTTGCCATGGTGTCATTGTCAAAGTTTAACATACTTTATTTGTCCCAAAATTTGGGAAGTTCCATTTTTATAGCATCTCAAGCATTAAATACAAGCTACGATAATAAAATAACTTTAATaagaaaactaaacatttagTTCAGATCAAATAAAATAGTATTAGTATACAAAATATCTATAAGGTAAAAAAGACATGTGtttaactaaaaacaaaatataaagtaaaGTGTACtataagaaaaaaactaaataagttAAAGAAAATGAGTACAAATTTATATAAcatattattcattatttattcataatGAGAATTTTAATTACAACTGAATTATTAAATGTTATAATtgcatttattattaattatctaattaattataattttttatttgaaaatctgaatataattaaagatgCTAAAGTAAATTGACAACAGGAAAGTAGaactaattattaattattaaatgtagttaaaaaaaaactacaatttaCATTCATTTGTAGCAAAGACCTAAGCGCAAGCTCCAAATTTTGTTGCTTGGACCTTAAAGTAGTGTAATGGAGGGTACCACAGGGTAGCATAATTACAAGAGGTGAAGCACATTACAACGTAGCATAGCACAGGGTAACGTAGCACAGAGTAACATAACGTAACAAGGAATAATAGCATAGTGTAACATAACATAGTATAGCATAACTTGCAATGTGTAGCGTAGCAAAGTGTAACATAACGTAAAATAGCATAACAAAGAATAATAGCATAGATTAACATAACATAGTATAGCGTAAAATGACATAGCATAACTTTTCATAATGTAACTTCACGTAGTTGGCGTAATATAAATCTGGCCATGCAGCTACAGTGCTGCAGCTTAGCAGGGCAACAGAAACTGGTCTGGACTCACTGTAATGAACACATACATAGTTTGCCACATTCTTCGCTCACATTCTAGGCACGTGTGAGTATGGAGATACTCTGCAGGATTACCTGCAAAGAATTCATGGCTGTgaatgtgcctgtgtgtgtgtgtgtgtgtgtgtgtgtgtgtgtgtgtgtgtgtgtgtgtgtgtgtgtgtgtgtgtgtgtgtgtgtgtgtgtctgagcatGCTGGCAGAAGTCAGTCTATCGAAAGGACAACCCCAGCAGCTCTTTCAATTCTCAGCACGCCtcctacacacatacacagaagtATATTCACAAACACCAGTGTGTTCTAGAGTAACTAGCTCAAATACGCACTAAGCCCACCAAATGCTCACTTAACACATTCGCACATGCCTGCTTAATGCATTAACACACTTGCTGACATTCACACAGTGTATCCAGTCACCCACAGTAGCACCATAACAGACTACAAGGTGAAACTTGATAAACAAATAAAGAGAGTCAGCACAAGTGGCAGCTCCCTGAGATGAAGAGGAGTACAATGTGTAGTAATATCTCTCCAACAACTACCCCCACTGCTTCCAACTGTAATactgaaacaaagaaatgaatgaaatgaaatgatttgAAGCTTTTATGTTTACATGCTGTCATCTACCATTTAAAACAAAGCActtcttacaaaaaaaaaacactctctGGTATGTATTACAGTTAGCTGGCCAGGATCAACTAATACTATACAAATATAGTACTGTTTGAACTATATAAATAGTActatatacaaagagtaaaggTTTAGTTCTGATACTATGTTGATCTTATGTATGGATGTAATGCTTGACTGAAAACATTTAGGTGCCTCATCAATACACGTACACACAAGACCATGAGATCACAAAGACAAGACGGATGAGTAAACAGTTAAagaggacagaaaaaaagaaggcagAACAGAGGAGGCACAGAAGAAAATCGCTCTGTTACGGTGCCACTAGCCGGGAGCAAAACCTTACTGTGCAAATTAACCTTGAGAGTCTGCATTGCAGGGAGCGAGCAAAAGAATAGAGGGAGAGCGGGCAGGAGGGGCAGGGTAGAAAAGATGGAAAAGAGGTAAGCGAAACAGAGGGCAGGGGGAGAAACATTTAAAGAACGGACAGCTAACGGAAGCAAAGAGAATAAATACAGGGGACAAGAGTGAGTGAAAGAGTAGGCAAAGATGAAGTGAGTCAGGGAAAGAAAGAGGAGACAGATGAGCTGTGGTGAGTGCGCTCTCTCTCAGAGGAACatgtgaggaggagaagagttAAAGACAACAAATGTGATCAGTGTCTGGATATCTTACCTGACCAATGACATTTGAGCCTCCTTGTATTTACACCTGGTATTAATGAGTGTTCTTGTTGTCTCAGTTTTGCCTGCTTTGTGATTACATCTCAATATTCAAATTAGGAAGGCAGGTGTGACTGGCTGTGGAAAAACAATCAGGCTGTTCCAGGAAAGCTCTACTTACCTACTCGACATAAGGAAAATAACATCTTAACCGCGGTTATGTCATTAGAGTTATCTCAGCTCGGGCTGAACTCACTCTGCATTACAAACAGCTAAAGTGCACAAAACTGTAagctcttgtgttttgattgaaCTTTTGGAAGTCAGGGAATTTATCGCCACATTGCCCGTCTCATTGTACAGCAGTGCTGTGCAGTACTGCAGCTCTTTGTTGTTcatctgataccaagtaaatatgGGAGCAGCATTGCCACTACCAATACAGATACAgatacttttaacctataaaggcagcttataTAGCGGAGAGCAATGTGTCAGTATTTATGAGCTCAATCTTCACTAAtttgcacattttaatgaccactaaatcactgtgatttaCTGCAATTACAGCGATTGTGATTATTTTCATGATGCTTAGTTGACACAACAAAGTACACCTGTCATTTTATCATTCATTttgaaaattaatatttttggaGACCTTGAATGTTTACATTGGGTCAAcatctgttgtttaaatgtgcaataggct
The window above is part of the Pelmatolapia mariae isolate MD_Pm_ZW linkage group LG14, Pm_UMD_F_2, whole genome shotgun sequence genome. Proteins encoded here:
- the fam131ab gene encoding protein FAM131A isoform X1, translated to MVLTALSQFSCKVNVDDTIEMLPKSRRALTIQEIAALARSSLHGISQVVKDHVTKPTAMAQGRVAHLIEWKGWCKPIDTTAALESDFNSYSDLTEGEQEARFAAGVAEQFAIAEAKLRAWSSVDGDESNDDSYDEDYLPANEPTTQSTDVPSYPPYLKDLIHSQLCQHLGFRSPCCESRGGGVEGGGSGEPSPTAGSPDTLCSSLCSLDEQHPLLRDLGGHRGTHSHSNAAELAAKILSALHGREELLLARLQRVGQSGPGGGDCGFQSLGVVGRGIRPCGGQDSPCYSMSYSDTYLSPGEDDDTPCKDYDSTVCQVVAERNGVEYPPDYDPRRRVSDVASSGVVSLDEEDEEEEEEEERAGEPNNQ
- the fam131ab gene encoding protein FAM131A isoform X2, producing MLPKSRRALTIQEIAALARSSLHGISQVVKDHVTKPTAMAQGRVAHLIEWKGWCKPIDTTAALESDFNSYSDLTEGEQEARFAAGVAEQFAIAEAKLRAWSSVDGDESNDDSYDEDYLPANEPTTQSTDVPSYPPYLKDLIHSQLCQHLGFRSPCCESRGGGVEGGGSGEPSPTAGSPDTLCSSLCSLDEQHPLLRDLGGHRGTHSHSNAAELAAKILSALHGREELLLARLQRVGQSGPGGGDCGFQSLGVVGRGIRPCGGQDSPCYSMSYSDTYLSPGEDDDTPCKDYDSTVCQVVAERNGVEYPPDYDPRRRVSDVASSGVVSLDEEDEEEEEEEERAGEPNNQ